From the genome of Bactrocera oleae isolate idBacOlea1 chromosome 2, idBacOlea1, whole genome shotgun sequence, one region includes:
- the TwdlG gene encoding uncharacterized protein TwdlG translates to MRALITLCLLVSAYAKPQGYSYQNQQSSYQNQQNSFQIKLPGISSTSSAQQQQQHSSSAPQTPGFLQQALENAKLTQSLISAPVPAPAPSVATQNNYYQNAPLQQVPQFQSNFQPSHGPLQQPATFATYSQQQYQQGGGSFGPAPSSLVTKDIYVHVAPEEHEEHYQRPVLPPPPPRKHYRIVFIKAPSPKPSAAALRINQAPTEEKTIIYVLTRKPDPLDLEAAYQEAAPKQPSKPEVYFIKYRTQEEAQHAQRTIQEQYDQLGGTTQVSDEGIAPVTSVIGSLDPRGAGAGGSISSSSASSSSSSSASSSASSSSSEGGSLGKYLPPITGL, encoded by the exons ATGCGCGCTCTTATT ACACTCTGCTTGCTCGTTTCGGCGTACGCGAAGCCACAGGGCTACAGCTACCAGAACCAACAAAGCAGCTACCAGAATCAGCAGAACAGCTTTCAAATCAAATTGCCTGGCATAAGCAGCACTTcaagcgcacaacaacaacaacagcacagcTCTAGCGCACCGCAAACACCCGGTTTCCTACAACAAGCGCTAGAAAATGCCAAATTAACGCAATCGCTTATCAGCGCACCAGTACCAGCGCCAGCGCCCAGCGTTGCCACACAAAATAACTACTATCAGAACGCACCACTACAACAAGTGCCACAATTTCAGTCTAACTTTCAACCCAGTCATGGACCGCTGCAACAGCCCGCCACATTTGCTACATactcacaacaacaatatcaacaagGCGGTGGCAGCTTTGGACCAGCGCCATCATCGCTAGTCACCAAGGACATCTATGTGCATGTTGCTCCCGAAGAGCACGAGGAACACTACCAACGACCAGtgttgccaccaccaccaccacgcAAGCACTACCGCATCGTTTTCATTAAGGCGCCATCGCCAAAACCGAGCGCCGCAGCATTGCGTATCAATCAAGCGCCCACCGAGGAGAAGACCATTATTTATGTGCTCACACGCAAACCGGACCCACTCGACTTGGAGGCGGCCTACCAAGAGGCAGCGCCCAAACAGCCCAGCAAACCGGAAGTCTACTTCATCAAGTATCGCACACAAGAGGAAGCACAACATGCACAACGCACCATCCAAG AGCAATACGATCAATTAGGTGGCACCACACAGGTCTCCGACGAGGGCATCGCACCGGTAACCTCAGTGATAGGCTCGCTGGATCCACGTGGCGCAGGCGCAGGCGGTAGCATCAGCAGTTCCAGCGCATcgagtagcagcagcagcagcgctaGCAGCAGTGCCAGCAGTAGCAGCAGTGAAGGAGGCAGTTTAGGCAAATATTTGCCCCCAATTACAGGACtttaa